One segment of Carya illinoinensis cultivar Pawnee chromosome 13, C.illinoinensisPawnee_v1, whole genome shotgun sequence DNA contains the following:
- the LOC122292184 gene encoding protein FAR1-RELATED SEQUENCE 5-like — MGKEKEDASRITPPITNPSTPQHPWNSTCAAASSTAALSSSATLYSSAIPMMGHLPTTYPYPWSNQQQTWNSTIAPLSSFATNVSSSVATRSSVQSSTIVAASSCSTLPTFSPSTNANSYPCGSEENKVEQSNSIEEFSDKTLDSIDCEEQSTASLGNTVETKEAVCSGSLHVEQSDGGDITEEPKPGMCFESENALMDFYKHYGKQEGFPVMTQRSKREKDGTIKYVTLGCARGGKARNRTSNISRPRPTSKTDCKARMNVVFKNGKLCVTSVFNTHNHVLSPRKARFFRCNREVNESVRRVLDTNDQVGIRMNKSFQALVTEAGGFENVSFGEKDCRNYIDKAQHLRLGKGGAQALLEYFRRMQYKNDGFFSIMDVDEDDRLRNVFWADARSRGAYYYFGDVVTFDTTYLTNRYGMPFAPFVGVNHHGQSILFGAGLISSEDTESFVWLFKSWLDCMDGKTPNTIITDQDRAKKNAIAIVFPNTKHRYCLWHILKKVPEKLGSHTQYQSGLKSKLLSCVYDSLTIEEFENSWNILKDTFNLHENAWLQSLYVKREFWVPVYLKNTFWAGMSTTQRSESMNAFFDGYVHAKTNLKKFVDQFDNVLKKKIENENQADFHSFNFTIPCSRCRVCSFYEDVFAVIYLVNLQ; from the exons CAACACCCATGGAATTCTACTTGCGCTGCTGCGTCAAGTACTGCTGCCCTGAGTAGTTCCGCTACCTTGTATAGTTCTGCCATACCAATGATGGGGCATCTTCCAACTACCTATCCATATCCATGGAGCAATcag CAACAAACATGGAACTCTACGATCGCACCCCTGTCTAGTTTCGCAACTAATGTTAGCTCTAGTGTAGCTACTAGGTCTAGTGTACAAAGCAGCACTATTGTAGCTGCTAGCTCTTGTTCGACTTTACCAACATTTTCCCCTTCGACAAATGCCAACTCATATCCATGTGGTAGCGAG GAAAATAAAGTGGAACAAAGTAACTCTATTGAAGAGTTTAGTGACAAAACATTAGACTCGATAGATTGTGAAGAGCAGTCTACTGCCTCTTTGGGTAATACTGTTGAGACCAAAGAGGCTGTATGTTCTGGGTCACTTCATGTCGAGCAATCTGATGGGGGTGATATCACTGAGGAGCCAAAGCCAGGGATGTGCTTTGAGTCGGAGAATGCGTTGATggatttttataaacattatggAAAACAAGAAGGTTTTCCGGTTATGACACAAAGGAGTAAAAGAGAGAAAGATGGGACTATCAAATATGTTACTCTGGGATGTGCTCGTGGTGGCAAGGCACGGAATAGAACatcaaatatctcaaggcctCGGCCAACAAGCAAGACAGACTGCAAGGCAAGGATGAATGTAGTGTTCAAGAATGGGAAGTTGTGTGTCACATCAGTTTTTAACACACACAATCATGTACTCAGTCCAAGAAAAGCAAGATTCTTCAGATGCAACAGAGAAGTTAATGAGTCAGTTAGGAGGGTGTTGGATACAAATGATCAGGTTGGCATACGGatgaataagagttttcaagctcttgtgacTGAGGCGGGTGGGTTTGAGAATGTATCATTTGGAGAAAAAGATTGCCGTAACTATATTGATAAGGCACAACACCTACGTCTAGGTAAAGGTGGTGCTCAAGCACTGTTGGAATATTTTAGAAGGATGCAATACAAGAATGATGGTTTTTTCAGTATTATGGATGTAGATGAGGATGATAGGCTGAGAAATGTGTTTTGGGCGGATGCCCGTAGTAGAGGGGCTTACTACTATTTTGGAGATGTGGTAACATTCGATACCACATACTTGACAAATAGGTATGGCATGCCATTTGCACCTTTCGtgggtgtaaaccaccatggacAATCAATTCTTTTTGGTGCAGGCCTTATTTCAAGTGAGGATACCGAATCATTTGTTTGGTTATTTAAAAGTTGGCTTGATTGCATGGATGGAAAAACACCAAATACTATTATTACAGATCAAGATCGCGCAAAGAAAAATGCGATTGCCATTGTTTTTCCCAACACCAAACATAGATATTGCTTGTGGCACATATTGAAAAAGGTCCCTGAGAAACTTGGTTCCCATACTCAATACCAATCTGGGCTGAAAAGTAAGTTACTATCTTGTGTCTATGACTCCCTTACTATTGAGGAGTTTGAGAATTCTTGGAACATCCTCAAGGATACATTCAACTTGCATGAAAATGCTTGGCTGCAAAGCTTATATGTAAAGAGAGAGTTTTGGGTGCCTGTATATTTAAAGAACACATTTTGGGCTGGGATGAGTACAACTCAGCGCAGTGAGAGCATGAACGCTTTCTTCGACGGCTATGTGCATGCCAAGACAAACCTTAAAAAGTTTGTTGATCAGTTCGACAAtgtattgaagaaaaaaattgagaacgAAAATCAAGCAGACTTTCATTCTTTCAACTTCACCATTCCTTGCAGTAGATGCAGAGTTTGTAGTTTTTATGAGGATGTATTTGCAGTCATCTACTTAGTGAACTTGCAGTAG
- the LOC122292519 gene encoding 3-phosphoinositide-dependent protein kinase 2-like isoform X3 yields MWLFHVVVRAKKKDTGTVYALKIMDKKFITKENKTSYVKLERIVLDQLDHPGIVRLFFTFQDTFSLYMALESCEGGELFDQITRLQKGRLSEDETRFYAAEVVDALEYIHSLGLIHRDIKPENLLLTAEGHIKIADFGSVKPMQESRITVPPNAASDDKACTFVGTAAYVPPEVLNSSPATIGNDLWALGCTLYQMLSGTSPFKDASEWLIFQRIIARDIRFPDYFSEEARDIIDRLLDLDSSRRPGAGSDGYAVLKTHPFFKGIDWKNLRGKTPPKLAPEPGVQSSEGDDAQDSSWNPSHIGDGSVGKADGNCGAGSSSEGPVHITRLASIDSFDSKWQQFLDPGESVLMISLVKKLQKLTSKKVQLILTNKPKLIYVDPSKLIVKGNIIWSDNPNDLSVQVTSPSHFKICTPKKVMSLEDAKQRACQWKNAIEGLQNR; encoded by the exons atgtggCTCTTCCACGTA GTTGTTAGGGCAAAGAAGAAGGATACAGGAACTGTATATGCACTGAAGATCATGGACAAAAAATTCATtaccaaagaaaataaaacatcttatGTGAAGTTGGAACGCATTGTGCTCGATCAATTGGATCATCCTGGCATAGTGAGGCTATTTTTTACATTTCAAGATACTTTTTCACTAT ATATGGCACTTGAATCCTGTGAAGGTGGAGAGCTTTTTGACCAAATAACCAGG CTGCAGAAAGGTCGCTTGTCAGAGGATGAAACTCGCTTCTATGCAGCTGAAGTTGTCGATGCACTTGAGTACATTCATAGTCTGGGCTTGATACATCGTGATATCAAG CCCGAGAACTTGCTGCTTACTGCAGAAGGACACATTAAAATTGCTGATTTTGGGAGTGTAAAGCCTATGCAGGAGAGTCGAATTACAGTTCCTCCAAATGCTGCATCAG ATGATAAGGCCTGTACTTTTGTGGGGACAGCTGCATATGTTCCTCCGGAAGTTCTCAATTCTTCTCCTGCAACGATTGG AAATGACCTCTGGGCCCTTGGCTGCACCTTGTACCAAATGCTTTCAGGAACTTCTCCTTTCAAAGATGCAAGCGAATGGCTTATTTTCCAAAGAATTATAGCCAGAGATATTAGATTTCCAGATTACTTTTCAGAAGAGGCAAGAGACATCATTGACCGGTTATTG GATTTAGATTCCAGCAGGAGACCAGGTGCTGGATCAGATGGTTACGCAGTACTCAAGACTCACCCATTTTTCAAGGGAATTGACTGGAAGAATTTAAGAGGGAAAACCCCTCCAAAACTTGCACCGGAACCAGGG GTTCAATCAAGTGAGGGTGATGATGCTCAAGATTCATCATGGAACCCTTCACACATTGGGGACGGTTCAGTGGGAAAAGCTGATGGTAATTGTGGTGCTGGATCATCATCCGAAGGGCCTGTCCACATAACTAGGCTTGCTTCGATTGACTCATTTGATTCAAAATG GCAACAGTTCCTGGATCCTGGGGAATCTGTTCTTATGATCTCATTGGTGAAGAAATTACAGAAATTAACCAGCAAGAAGGTGCAGCTTATCCTCAccaacaagccaaaattgatttaTGTGGACCCTTCAAAACTGATTGTGAAGGGAAACATAATTTGGTCAGACAACCCCAATGACCTCAGCGTCCAAGTCACAAGTCCTTCACATTTCAAGATTTGCACA CCAAAAAAGGTGATGTCATTGGAGGATGCAAAACAAAGAGCATGCCAATGGAAAAATGCGATTGAGGGACTTCAAAATCGGTAG
- the LOC122292519 gene encoding 3-phosphoinositide-dependent protein kinase 2-like isoform X1: protein MLAMEKDFDSKLKIQGNSSNGGNVQRSKSFAFRAPQESFTIQDFELGKIYGVGSYSKVVRAKKKDTGTVYALKIMDKKFITKENKTSYVKLERIVLDQLDHPGIVRLFFTFQDTFSLYMALESCEGGELFDQITRLQKGRLSEDETRFYAAEVVDALEYIHSLGLIHRDIKPENLLLTAEGHIKIADFGSVKPMQESRITVPPNAASDDKACTFVGTAAYVPPEVLNSSPATIGNDLWALGCTLYQMLSGTSPFKDASEWLIFQRIIARDIRFPDYFSEEARDIIDRLLDLDSSRRPGAGSDGYAVLKTHPFFKGIDWKNLRGKTPPKLAPEPGVQSSEGDDAQDSSWNPSHIGDGSVGKADGNCGAGSSSEGPVHITRLASIDSFDSKWQQFLDPGESVLMISLVKKLQKLTSKKVQLILTNKPKLIYVDPSKLIVKGNIIWSDNPNDLSVQVTSPSHFKICTPKKVMSLEDAKQRACQWKNAIEGLQNR from the exons atgTTGGCAATGGAGAAGGATTTTGATTCCAAGTTGAAAATTCAGGGGAATTCTTCCAATGGTGGGAATGTTCAGAGATCCAAGAGCTTTGCTTTTAGGGCACCCCAGGAGAGTTTTACAATTCAGGATTTTGAGCTAGGCAAGATCTACGGCGTCGGGTCCTATTCCAag GTTGTTAGGGCAAAGAAGAAGGATACAGGAACTGTATATGCACTGAAGATCATGGACAAAAAATTCATtaccaaagaaaataaaacatcttatGTGAAGTTGGAACGCATTGTGCTCGATCAATTGGATCATCCTGGCATAGTGAGGCTATTTTTTACATTTCAAGATACTTTTTCACTAT ATATGGCACTTGAATCCTGTGAAGGTGGAGAGCTTTTTGACCAAATAACCAGG CTGCAGAAAGGTCGCTTGTCAGAGGATGAAACTCGCTTCTATGCAGCTGAAGTTGTCGATGCACTTGAGTACATTCATAGTCTGGGCTTGATACATCGTGATATCAAG CCCGAGAACTTGCTGCTTACTGCAGAAGGACACATTAAAATTGCTGATTTTGGGAGTGTAAAGCCTATGCAGGAGAGTCGAATTACAGTTCCTCCAAATGCTGCATCAG ATGATAAGGCCTGTACTTTTGTGGGGACAGCTGCATATGTTCCTCCGGAAGTTCTCAATTCTTCTCCTGCAACGATTGG AAATGACCTCTGGGCCCTTGGCTGCACCTTGTACCAAATGCTTTCAGGAACTTCTCCTTTCAAAGATGCAAGCGAATGGCTTATTTTCCAAAGAATTATAGCCAGAGATATTAGATTTCCAGATTACTTTTCAGAAGAGGCAAGAGACATCATTGACCGGTTATTG GATTTAGATTCCAGCAGGAGACCAGGTGCTGGATCAGATGGTTACGCAGTACTCAAGACTCACCCATTTTTCAAGGGAATTGACTGGAAGAATTTAAGAGGGAAAACCCCTCCAAAACTTGCACCGGAACCAGGG GTTCAATCAAGTGAGGGTGATGATGCTCAAGATTCATCATGGAACCCTTCACACATTGGGGACGGTTCAGTGGGAAAAGCTGATGGTAATTGTGGTGCTGGATCATCATCCGAAGGGCCTGTCCACATAACTAGGCTTGCTTCGATTGACTCATTTGATTCAAAATG GCAACAGTTCCTGGATCCTGGGGAATCTGTTCTTATGATCTCATTGGTGAAGAAATTACAGAAATTAACCAGCAAGAAGGTGCAGCTTATCCTCAccaacaagccaaaattgatttaTGTGGACCCTTCAAAACTGATTGTGAAGGGAAACATAATTTGGTCAGACAACCCCAATGACCTCAGCGTCCAAGTCACAAGTCCTTCACATTTCAAGATTTGCACA CCAAAAAAGGTGATGTCATTGGAGGATGCAAAACAAAGAGCATGCCAATGGAAAAATGCGATTGAGGGACTTCAAAATCGGTAG
- the LOC122292519 gene encoding 3-phosphoinositide-dependent protein kinase 2-like isoform X2 yields MLAMEKDFDSKLKIQGNSSNGGNVQRSKSFAFRAPQESFTIQDFELGKIYGVGSYSKVVRAKKKDTGTVYALKIMDKKFITKENKTSYVKLERIVLDQLDHPGIVRLFFTFQDTFSLYMALESCEGGELFDQITRKGRLSEDETRFYAAEVVDALEYIHSLGLIHRDIKPENLLLTAEGHIKIADFGSVKPMQESRITVPPNAASDDKACTFVGTAAYVPPEVLNSSPATIGNDLWALGCTLYQMLSGTSPFKDASEWLIFQRIIARDIRFPDYFSEEARDIIDRLLDLDSSRRPGAGSDGYAVLKTHPFFKGIDWKNLRGKTPPKLAPEPGVQSSEGDDAQDSSWNPSHIGDGSVGKADGNCGAGSSSEGPVHITRLASIDSFDSKWQQFLDPGESVLMISLVKKLQKLTSKKVQLILTNKPKLIYVDPSKLIVKGNIIWSDNPNDLSVQVTSPSHFKICTPKKVMSLEDAKQRACQWKNAIEGLQNR; encoded by the exons atgTTGGCAATGGAGAAGGATTTTGATTCCAAGTTGAAAATTCAGGGGAATTCTTCCAATGGTGGGAATGTTCAGAGATCCAAGAGCTTTGCTTTTAGGGCACCCCAGGAGAGTTTTACAATTCAGGATTTTGAGCTAGGCAAGATCTACGGCGTCGGGTCCTATTCCAag GTTGTTAGGGCAAAGAAGAAGGATACAGGAACTGTATATGCACTGAAGATCATGGACAAAAAATTCATtaccaaagaaaataaaacatcttatGTGAAGTTGGAACGCATTGTGCTCGATCAATTGGATCATCCTGGCATAGTGAGGCTATTTTTTACATTTCAAGATACTTTTTCACTAT ATATGGCACTTGAATCCTGTGAAGGTGGAGAGCTTTTTGACCAAATAACCAGG AAAGGTCGCTTGTCAGAGGATGAAACTCGCTTCTATGCAGCTGAAGTTGTCGATGCACTTGAGTACATTCATAGTCTGGGCTTGATACATCGTGATATCAAG CCCGAGAACTTGCTGCTTACTGCAGAAGGACACATTAAAATTGCTGATTTTGGGAGTGTAAAGCCTATGCAGGAGAGTCGAATTACAGTTCCTCCAAATGCTGCATCAG ATGATAAGGCCTGTACTTTTGTGGGGACAGCTGCATATGTTCCTCCGGAAGTTCTCAATTCTTCTCCTGCAACGATTGG AAATGACCTCTGGGCCCTTGGCTGCACCTTGTACCAAATGCTTTCAGGAACTTCTCCTTTCAAAGATGCAAGCGAATGGCTTATTTTCCAAAGAATTATAGCCAGAGATATTAGATTTCCAGATTACTTTTCAGAAGAGGCAAGAGACATCATTGACCGGTTATTG GATTTAGATTCCAGCAGGAGACCAGGTGCTGGATCAGATGGTTACGCAGTACTCAAGACTCACCCATTTTTCAAGGGAATTGACTGGAAGAATTTAAGAGGGAAAACCCCTCCAAAACTTGCACCGGAACCAGGG GTTCAATCAAGTGAGGGTGATGATGCTCAAGATTCATCATGGAACCCTTCACACATTGGGGACGGTTCAGTGGGAAAAGCTGATGGTAATTGTGGTGCTGGATCATCATCCGAAGGGCCTGTCCACATAACTAGGCTTGCTTCGATTGACTCATTTGATTCAAAATG GCAACAGTTCCTGGATCCTGGGGAATCTGTTCTTATGATCTCATTGGTGAAGAAATTACAGAAATTAACCAGCAAGAAGGTGCAGCTTATCCTCAccaacaagccaaaattgatttaTGTGGACCCTTCAAAACTGATTGTGAAGGGAAACATAATTTGGTCAGACAACCCCAATGACCTCAGCGTCCAAGTCACAAGTCCTTCACATTTCAAGATTTGCACA CCAAAAAAGGTGATGTCATTGGAGGATGCAAAACAAAGAGCATGCCAATGGAAAAATGCGATTGAGGGACTTCAAAATCGGTAG